The Christiangramia salexigens genome includes the window ATTAGATGGCAAGAAAGACCTTATGGTAGGAATGCTTAATAATGAAATTGAATCCTGTAGCCTTGACCAGGCACTTAAAGGAAAACACACTATTAATAAAGATCTTTTAAGAATTTCTGAAATACTATCTACCTGATATGAAAACGATCGCAATAATTGCCCATGATGGAAAAAAACCGGAGATGGTTCAATTCCTAAATGGGAATAAGGAAATTCTCAATTCCAACGAAATAAAGATCATCGCTACCGGTACAACAGGTTCTAAGACCGAAGCTGCCGGTTATAAAGTAGAAAAGCTATTATCTGGTCCTCTTGGCGGGGATGCGCAAATCGCTGCCAGAATTGCAGAAGGTTTAGTGGATATGGTGATATTTTTCCGGGATCCTTTAGATAAGCATCCTCACGAACCGGATATCTTTATGCTTATGAGATTATGTGATGTTCACAACGTCCCACTTGCTACGAATCCTGCTACAGCAAAATTGATAATAAGAGGTCTGGTTTAATTAAAATTTCACCGCAATCGCACTGATCTCTACATTGACGAATTTTGGAAGGTTCGCAACTTCTACAGTTTCTCTCGCCGGTGCATTTTCAGATTCGAAATATCTTGAATAAACCTCGTTGATCTTAGCGAAATTATTCATGTCGCTAATAAAGATGGAAGTCTTAACCACGTCTTTTAGATTTAATCCTGCAGCTTCTAAGATCGCACTTAAATTATCAAGAACCTGAGCTGTTTCTTTTTCAAGATCATCGGTTTTCAATTCACCGCTATTAGGGTCTAATGCGATTTGCCCGGAAATATAAAGCGTGTTCCCTGCAAATACTGCCTGATTGTAAGGTCCAATTGGTGCGGGTGCGTTTTTGGTTTCGATTATTTTTTTCATAATTCTATAGTTGACGGTCTCTTTCTCTTCGTTTTTCGTACTTAATATCACTCAAAGCACTGGATTTGATCCTGATCAGGAAATTCCATTGTTTTCGGTTTCCAAACGGTACCCAGTTAAAACTCATAGTCCAGCTTTCAAGGTCCCTTTGGAATCTAAATTGTGTATAGGTGAAACCCTGATTTACAACATCGTATCCAGAATTAACGCCTACCTTCCATTTAGGAGAAAGCTCTACATTTCCGTTGAACATAATAGAATGAGCAGAGATCTCATTCTGTCTGGCAGAGTTTGTATAATTCAGGGAGTAGGCAAGTCTCACATCCCATGGAATTTTATAATTATACCAGGAACTTTCGTTCTCTGTTTCCTTTTTTTCAAATGGGTCTTCTTCAAATAGCTGATCATCGGGCCCCATTCCTTTTCCGAAAAGATCATCCGGCCGTCCACCGTTTCTGAAGGTTTCGTTCTCCAGTTCATCGGTCTCTTCCTGATTACCTCCTTCAAAATCCTTATTTGAAAAGGCGTAGCCAAAGTTTACAGTACCACTTGTAAGTCTGAAAAGACTTCCGCCATTTTCAATATTTAGTTTATCTATTCTTCTGTTATTGTTATTTAGTGCATATACATCCAGATTTCCGCCAAAATTTATATCCAGTTTGTTTTTAACGATTGGAATGGAACCCCGCATTGAAATAGGAGATAATTTTAAAGAGTCACCTGCAAGATTATAACTAGTACTAACGCTAAAGTTATTCAACAAGGTAATCTTTTTTGGTTCTGTAGCAGTACTGTCTTTAGAGGTAACTTTTGCCTCGAAGGTGTTGCTCAAACTTAGACCAATGGAACTTGAGAAGTTCTTGCCCGGAGCACCGTATAAAGTCCCGTCAAACCTTGAATAATCTATAAGCTCGATCTCATCTATAGTTGAAGGGTCATCTCTTTCATAGGTATCATAGAACCTATCAAAACCTGGATTAATACCATAACTTATAGAAGGTCTCATGACATGGCGAATAGCCTGGATCTTTTTATTCTTCCCAAAGTTCTTGAGACCGTAAATAGTGGTTCCTATGCTTGCATTAAAATTATAGGTGCGGTACGAATCAAATCCTGATATGGTATCTACCACAACTTCCTGCTCTACCGGATCGTAAGAACGTTCAAAAGTCTTGGAAACCCAGGTCTCTTCAAAACTTGTATTGGTACTTACGCTAAGAAATTTAAAAAGTTTGAAGTTAGTGGAAATAGGTATGGAATGTTGAGCTCCGAGTTTCGCATCCCTGAACATTTCAGGCTTGAAAAATAAAGAATCTGTCGTTTGAATTTGATTTTCTGCCCTTAGACTATACTGGAAATTTATATTT containing:
- a CDS encoding putative LPS assembly protein LptD produces the protein MQTNIPNSLFCLVFTLLFSVVLYPQEVETSSIPVRAEKDTILSSMNSPVRSVDLKPQDSIKKDSVRPPQFLTDVVKYTAKDYMRLSPGENKMYLYNEAKIDYGDMTITAGLIIIDNLKNEVYAYGIKDSVGEYSQKPVFTQAQRTIEPDSIRFNFDSERALVYNSRTQEAEFNVKGEVTKRENDSVYFMKNVKFTTSKDVDNPEYYFYARRIKFVPDKKIVSGLVNMYIADVPTPLGLPFGYFPLTEEETSGFIIPSFGDSQYGYNLQNGGYYFAISDYIDLLALGSYYTNGSYNMEMTSNYAWRYRFRGNFSVRYEKLFNSQRGFPDFSERSNYNIRWTHSQDSKANPSSRFSASVNLGSSEYYQETINQSNTGNFLNNTLSSSVSYSKTFEGEPQINLSLAARHSQNTRTQTINMSLPTLQLSMSRIYPFAPSVGAKEGIFENINFQYSLRAENQIQTTDSLFFKPEMFRDAKLGAQHSIPISTNFKLFKFLSVSTNTSFEETWVSKTFERSYDPVEQEVVVDTISGFDSYRTYNFNASIGTTIYGLKNFGKNKKIQAIRHVMRPSISYGINPGFDRFYDTYERDDPSTIDEIELIDYSRFDGTLYGAPGKNFSSSIGLSLSNTFEAKVTSKDSTATEPKKITLLNNFSVSTSYNLAGDSLKLSPISMRGSIPIVKNKLDINFGGNLDVYALNNNNRRIDKLNIENGGSLFRLTSGTVNFGYAFSNKDFEGGNQEETDELENETFRNGGRPDDLFGKGMGPDDQLFEEDPFEKKETENESSWYNYKIPWDVRLAYSLNYTNSARQNEISAHSIMFNGNVELSPKWKVGVNSGYDVVNQGFTYTQFRFQRDLESWTMSFNWVPFGNRKQWNFLIRIKSSALSDIKYEKRRERDRQL
- a CDS encoding methylglyoxal synthase, producing MKTIAIIAHDGKKPEMVQFLNGNKEILNSNEIKIIATGTTGSKTEAAGYKVEKLLSGPLGGDAQIAARIAEGLVDMVIFFRDPLDKHPHEPDIFMLMRLCDVHNVPLATNPATAKLIIRGLV
- a CDS encoding RidA family protein; this translates as MKKIIETKNAPAPIGPYNQAVFAGNTLYISGQIALDPNSGELKTDDLEKETAQVLDNLSAILEAAGLNLKDVVKTSIFISDMNNFAKINEVYSRYFESENAPARETVEVANLPKFVNVEISAIAVKF